DNA from Polaribacter sp. NJDZ03:
ATATTCTTTCGCTTTATTGGTTAATTCTTGTAGGTTTTTAGCTTCTAGTTTCTTCATTAAGTTAAAACGATGTACTTCTGCAGTACGTTTACTAATTGCTAGTTCATCAGCAATATCTTTATTATTCTTTAACTCTAAAACTAAAGTCAGTACTTGTCTTTCTCTCTTTGTCAATTTAAAAGGAAGTTCTTTTATAACTGTTTTCGCCTCTTCTTTTCTAGCAGTATTTCCGTTTACAAAATTGTTCATGATAATGGTAGAAACATCACCCGTAAAATACTTATCTCCTGCAGCTACATTATTTACAGCTTTTAAAAACTCTTCTTTACTTGCTCCTTTTAATAAATAACCATCGGCTCCTGCTTGAATCGATTTTACTACGTATTCTTCAGAATCGTGCATAGAAAGTACAAGAGTTTTTACATCAATCTTGTTTTTAGTAATTTCTGCAACTACTTCAATTCCGTTCATTTCCGGCATACGAATATCTACAATAAGAACGTGCGGTTTGTTTTTAGCAATAACTTCTAGCGCTTCTTTTCCGTTAGAAGCTTCATCAATCACAGTAATTCCTGTTTGATCTTCTAAAAGTGCTTTTATTCCGTCTCGTACCAAAACATGGTCGTCTGCTAAAACTACATTTATCATAATTGTAACTATTTTATACGTACAAAAATAAGGTTTTTAAGTAAAACTACGTATTTATATAATGTGGAGTTTTGTGTTATCACTGTTATGAGACTTCTCAATACTTCGAAGTGACAAATTGAGTGGTGCTTTCTACATCCAGTTTGTCATTTCGACGATAGGAGAAATCACATAAGGCTTGGTTTGTGTTGTTGTGGTATTACTGTTATGAGAATTCTCAATACTTCGAAGTGACAAATTGAGTGGTTATTTTTACGTGCAGTTTGTCTTTTCGACGATAGGAGAAATCCACGCTAGTGCTCATTTGTAACGAGTACCGTAACAATTATAAATCAATATACTTTATGATATATAAAAATTAACCACATAGGAACATAGAAAAACATAGCGGTATCATTGTTGTATTTTTTTTCTCGCTAAGGCGCTAAGACGCAAAGTGGTGTGCGTATTGTATTCCCACGCTAGTGCTCGTTTGTAACGAGTACCGTAACAATCTTCAACACAATTATAAACCAATATAAACTTTATAGTTTATAAAAATTGACCACATAGGAATATAGAAAAATATTGTGCTATCACTTTTGTAGGATTTCTATCGCTAAGACCCAAAGTGGTGTGGGTATTGTGTTTCTTCCTGGAGCCTGCATTGAGCGCAGACGAAATGGGAAGATTAAGATGGACTATTAAATAGGAATATTCAATGTAACTCTAGTTCCTTTTCCTAATTCAGAATTTAAAAACAAACGACCATCAATATATTTAATACGCTCTTTCATAAACGTCATTCCCATGCCACCATCTCCATTTTTAACTTTCTTTATTTTGGATGGTTCAAAACCTTGTCCGTCATCATCAATATTTATACTTAAAATATTTTGGCTATGAGAAAGAGACACTAAAATATGTGAAGAATCTGCGTATTTAATAGCATTATTAATAGCCTCTTGTACAATTCTATAAATATTAATTTCTACTAAAGAATCTAGCCGTTCGTTAAAACCTGTTTTATTAAAAAAGATGATTTCCTTTCCTGTTAATCTTCCTAATTCATGCGTTAACTTGGTAATTGCAGGCACAATTCCGTGATCTGATAATTCTGGCGGCGTTAAGTTAAACGTAGCGGTTCTAACGCCTTTTATAATATTGGTAGTTAATTCTTTTAGGTGTTCAATTTTTAAAGTCGTTTTCTCAATATCATTCATATTGATGCTTTCTAGATTGTACTTTAATCCAGTTAGCATTTGCCCAATTCCGTCATGTACGTCTTTGGCAATTCTGTTTTGTTCTTTTTCTTGATTTTCAATAATCTTACTAGAGATTATTTTTTGCTGACTAATTTTCTCTTCAAAACTTTCTTCTGTAAGTCTTTCTATTTCTATTTGAGCTACTTTTCTATCTGTAATTTCTGATGCAATAATTAACAATTCAGATCTTTCTTCTGTAGGTCTATACGGAACTATAGACATTTCTAACCAAATTGCTATATCGCCTTTTATGGTTGCTTTTACTTCACCTTGCCAACCCGTTTTTTTATGACTATTAATTAAGTCTTCAATTAGTAATTGCTCGTTTTCATTGCTCGATAAAACAGTCCAAAACAATACTTCTTTTTTAAATTTTGATAACTTAAACAAACGAGAAAACTTATTTCCCATATGAATTAAATTTCCACTTGGAGAGACTCTTGCAAACAACAAAGTTTCATCCATAGCATGACTTAAAGCGCGTAATTCTTTTATTGATTTTTCTTTAGAAAGACTTAACTCATCTGCATCAAAAGCCATTTTTTTAGCCTTCTTTTCTGCAAATAATAAATCTGAT
Protein-coding regions in this window:
- a CDS encoding response regulator transcription factor, coding for MINVVLADDHVLVRDGIKALLEDQTGITVIDEASNGKEALEVIAKNKPHVLIVDIRMPEMNGIEVVAEITKNKIDVKTLVLSMHDSEEYVVKSIQAGADGYLLKGASKEEFLKAVNNVAAGDKYFTGDVSTIIMNNFVNGNTARKEEAKTVIKELPFKLTKRERQVLTLVLELKNNKDIADELAISKRTAEVHRFNLMKKLEAKNLQELTNKAKEYQLI
- a CDS encoding ATP-binding protein, with the protein product MTKNGNSLDQRTFNKLSRLYIVALSTIALSVIISQVLVRNHLETQKSDSTVINVAGRQRMLSQKLTKEIVSLLVSSDEKNRILLKNKITATLYLWELSHTSLQKGNDSLGLPKQNSDKIKSKFIAINPVFETIQKASKAIIEKLDNATISVEELTSDIKKVTNNEGSFLLIMDEIVNQYDLEADEKVVWLRKLELSLMGLTLLILLGELVFIFWPAAKSVKATLSDLLFAEKKAKKMAFDADELSLSKEKSIKELRALSHAMDETLLFARVSPSGNLIHMGNKFSRLFKLSKFKKEVLFWTVLSSNENEQLLIEDLINSHKKTGWQGEVKATIKGDIAIWLEMSIVPYRPTEERSELLIIASEITDRKVAQIEIERLTEESFEEKISQQKIISSKIIENQEKEQNRIAKDVHDGIGQMLTGLKYNLESINMNDIEKTTLKIEHLKELTTNIIKGVRTATFNLTPPELSDHGIVPAITKLTHELGRLTGKEIIFFNKTGFNERLDSLVEINIYRIVQEAINNAIKYADSSHILVSLSHSQNILSINIDDDGQGFEPSKIKKVKNGDGGMGMTFMKERIKYIDGRLFLNSELGKGTRVTLNIPI